In Peromyscus leucopus breed LL Stock chromosome 9, UCI_PerLeu_2.1, whole genome shotgun sequence, the sequence TTGATTTcattgattagaaaaaaaaaaaaacccacaccaaaGGCTTCCTCCAATATACAGGAAAGCAATCCTATATGGTTCATCTAACTGTTTCTTATGCTacaaaatttcaggagaaaaacTCTTAGATTTGTATTCCTTACCTTAAACTTGTGTCTTCATGTCATAGACACATAAACTTCTGAAAAGCTGGGTGATATTCATCAATTACATCAACAGTTCAATACCCCAAGGAGCTAAAGTCAAAACCCCTCTTGCAACATTTCTACTGACTCTCATTTCTTAAATactcttatatttatattttcaaaaattgtctaaaatattttgaattttctttgacatgcttctaaatattaaaaatcatactaattttgttttcaaatttacatttatgtttttatttaatgagtgtgtacacatatgtgcatgcatgtgttcatgtgtgaataCATacgtgccacagtgcacatgtggagatcaaaggacaacttacatgagttggctctctccttccaccatttagGTCAGCAGGGATCAGacttaggtcaccaggcttggcagcaagcacctttacccatggaaccatcttgccagccctataTAACCTTATATTTAATAAATCTACAAATGAGGATATAATGTTCTTTCATAATTTGTCATAATTATGTGTTTTCTCCTACCTAAcccatttcaatattttaaaaggttCAAGTTTTTTACTACCTACTCTTATTAATCAAAATCACTTGAATAAAAGTCTAGTTTTAAATTGACAAAGACttagccaggcagaggtggcgcacgcctttaattccagcactcgggaggcagagccaggtggatctctatgagtttgaggccagtctggtcagagcgagatccaggacaggcaccaaaactacacagagaaaccctgtcttggaaaacaaacaaaccaacaaacaaaaattgacaAAGACTTTAAAATCTTCCAAAAAGGAATCCAGTTTTGGGGTACCTCTTTCTTATATCAAAATTCTTAGagataaaaccaaataaacttCCTattaagaaagaaggaagaatattAACTGAGCCCAATCAATTAGATTACTGTCATAAATGTTAGTTTGTggggtaggagagatggctcagcatcacCTCTAGCTTCAGGAAGAGCCAGCATTTCCAGCCTTTGTAGATACCTGCACTCGTATGCACATCTCCcaacatgcacataattaaaaacaacaaagatgaaTTAAAATTGTCTGAGATACATGCAGCAGATACAGTAAAAAACGCAGTAGTCAAGGCTCCTAGAAACCCTATGACACACTCAGACTTCTGCCATCTCAGAGGAACTTTGACTCTTAGAAATACTCAAAGGTTTGCTTGACTCTTTTCTATACAATTTGTAAAAAGCAGTCTTCATTGACAATGTTCATAACTCAAGAGCCCATATTTCTtgattaagtaaatatttaatacttttgttattaaaaactttaataataatatttgctAGTATGGGCAAATGAGCAATAATACAAAATGACTCCTATTATAGACCAATTTTCCTTTCCAGTTAGAAAATAGTAAGATTTAAGTATGTTACAAAAGCCTATGGATTCATGAtttatatgtctgtttttgtttctatccTTGTTTCATGGGTTAAGACAATTTTGTTAACAAGTATTTTAAAGTTGTACTGTATTATCTGAATTCTTCTGAAATATCCCCTAATACCTCATACAATACCAACATAATAGTGTACTTAAAATTATCAATAGCAAATAAGAATTGTAATAATTTGGATAGTATTGTAAATCTCCCTTAGAACTGGCTACTCTTCATGAGTTTATAAATATGggattagccgggcggtggtggcgcatgcctttaatcccagcactcgggaggcagaggcaggcggatctctgtgagttcgaggccagcctgggctaccaagtgagttccaggaaaaggcgcaaagctacacagagaaaccctgtcttgaaaaaccaaaataaataaataaataaataaataaataaataaataaataaataaataaaaataaaaaaaaaataaatatgggaTTAAATTTTTCAGAAGGCAAACTAGAACTAGAGGATAACAAATTATTTCAAACTCTAAACATTCAAGTATTTCACATAGTGCAGGGAACTGTAGACAAAGGGAGAAATATACAATCTAAGCAAAGAATCTAAGTCAAAATGTCTGTTTTCCCCCACTGCTAATTTTACTTCTTCAGGTCATACTATGTTTTGACTATTTTAACTTTAGATATAATATTCCCATTATGTCACAGGCAAATGCTATGTCAAGTTCACAGTGTGGAATAAAAGAGAAGTCAGAACCAGATGGAAAAGGCTGGTGAATTTGAATAATTGAAGGACTAATTCCTTGGggatttatttctctctcctaaagactgttttcctgtcttctcagcCTCGTATTTACCAGACACTAGGAATGAGATTTCCTAATGCTATGGGACAAAAAATATTCGCTTTTACATGCACATAGCATCtgataaaatgtgttttgtaaaTGATTTAATTTATAACTTTCTTATGATACAATCAATAAAACATCATGTAAGTATTTTCATATTGCAACATGTTGTTTTGGGAAACTTGCATTTGTGTTTGTTGGGTATGGGTGTCCATGTAGAGCAGACTTTCTTATCTTCATTGAGGTGGGAGCCGTGTTTTTAGGTTGACAATATGCAGTATGAGCAGATCCCTCTCAGGGTAATTTCCCATGGAAAAACCTTAAGAAACTGTCCTGGGAAATAGAAAATTTGTGAAAGCTTTTAATGTTAATAAAATTAGATGTGAGTTGAGGAAGAATGTTTTCATTAGAATGTTGTTACTTAATTTTTGTTAGTGTTTAAATTTAGAAAGTATCTCCTCTGCTAACATATTGTTGTAAACTGACCAGTTCCATCTGGTCTTGGCCACTTTGTGTTGTGACCTAGGAAACAGGACATGAAAGTAGGATTTTAGGCTGTGTGGACTTCTGGATGATAATTTAATATCCTCAGTGTTTTTCATGGTTACTTTCTTTCACCTTAAAGCTAAGTCACAGAAATAAAGTTGAACATCAAGTTTTGCATTTTCACGAGTTAACTTCCCAGCCAGTCCAGACAGTAAAATATGTCAGCATATTCCACGGTCCTACTGGCCTGAGAAGGATGTGTGAAAAGGCACAACTTCCAAAGCTAGAccatttgagtttgaggccagcctctgtGCTGTATGTGCTAGACAAGTTATTACTTCTTCATACACTGGTTTCCCCTTCAGGAAGATGGAGAGTGACAGTCCTGCCCATGTAGGTAAATACTATACGTCAAGTGCCTGATAAGTTAGTACTCTCTATTATACTTACATGAGGTTAAACTCCCAGGAGTGTCCATCTGTGTACTCTAAAAGCTGTGATATTTTGGAAGATGAGAAGCCAGAGTGGATTATGACACTTAAGTAGCACAATTTAGGAAAATTCTACAAAACACATATTTACTTCTCTTAATTTCTTCTAATATCAAGCAGAAATAATAATGCCTTCCAGAAAGGGTTATTATGAAGTGTGCTGAGAGAGAACGTGAATCGACAAGGTGGAGGCACTGTGTCTGTATCTGACACATCATAGACACTCTGACAAAGTGAAGTGTGAACTTTTTTCAGGGGCATAGATTCATCAACTCTATTTTACCATTTTCCTTAACTAACCACTATGTTACCTTTTTTCTTGAATCAGAAGAGAGACTATCAAGAGAAGCATCCTAAACAGCCCCTTCCAGGATTTTCTGAGGGAAGAGGTAGCTGACTTCGTAACAGCCAACTTGAAGAGAAAGTACAAAAATATGTTGTCATGAAGATCAGAGGAGTGTTTTCTGTGGGATCCTGGGATTTTAAGCAGGGCATGTTCTTTGCTCTTTGAAGATTCTTTTATTCTAGAGAACAGTGTCAGGACACAGCTCTCTACTACTTATTCCCTTGCTCACTTCTGTCCTCTGGGCATTGTGTCTTAGTTTCTGATTCTTATTTTCTCCCAGGAGTAGAGGAAGTCATTCATTTTGTTGGGTCTTAATCTCTTACTTAGAGGTCTTTGGAGAGGCAATTGTTAAGTTCACcagattgatatgtaaaatgaaaaaaaactttttaaaaataaaaaacaaacaaaaatatttcttttttttatttgtgactACAATCACATTATCTCtctattcctttccttcctccaaaccctcccatacaccctttcttgattttttttcaaatttgtggcctctATTTTTGCTGTTCTTTGCCAATATAGCCTAATAATGGTTTCTGATATTGTTTTCCTTTGGTACCTCTTGAGCCAGGGCTCTGCAGTCCATATGGCTATCAACACTTCTTCTATGTCTTCCAAACTTCTACTAGGTTGGACCATTAAGCCACGCTTGCTTCATTTATTCAGTTTTCTAGTTCAAAGTAGGAAAGTCTTCCACATTCATCAAAAAACAGCACGGCCAATCCTGCCACAGCAGTAGCCCATGCCCTGGCACCAATttctatcttagttacttttctattgctatgatatgACACCATGATCAAGAAAGCTGACATAAGtaaaagtttatttggggcttacagtttcagagggttagaacCCATAAcaatcatggtagggagcatggtagcaggcaggcaggcaggcaggcagagtgctggagaagtaactgagagctcacattttgtGACATAGTCCTGAGGTAGAGAGAGCTAATTGGGAAtagcataggcttttgaaacctctaatCTGGCCCTTGTAAAATAGCTCCTTAGACAAGGCCATCCCTCCTAACCATactcaaacagttccatcaacttgGGACCAAGTATTATAACATATGAATCTATTAAAGCCAATATCAGTCAAACTACAATAGTGGGACATTTATATCCCctcttccaaggctcagggaacactagGCAGAGAACTGGAGAATGGGAATGCAATTCTTTAGACATGATATGGACTCTGTATCTGTGAATTCCCAGCAGCAGTAGCTACCTACACAAAACCTGACTAGGACTGGGACCATTGACATCCCATCATGGGtagggaaggacacacacacgcacacacgcacacgggtgtgtgtgtgtgtgtgtgtgtgtgtatttgctcaTTAATAAGAGTAATATCAAATCATTTataggaaaatagatggaactaacCATCATAATGTTAAACAAAATTATCCAGAATCAGGCaaacaaattttacattttttctccAAAATTTGCAATCCAGAGTTAATACATGTATACCTATATATGTCATGGATGTAGAAGTGGAACTGTTTCAGGGGACTAAAGGGGCCAGCAGGAGAACGAAGGGAAACAAGGAGAGGGGATATGGTGTGCATATACACAAAGTAAATGATGTACATATATCAAATGTCATAATAAACATATAATTATTATCAATGATAtatactagttttttttttttaaataggatgcTGAAAAAATGCTggcgtgagaacctgagttcagtctggtGAGCATGGTgtagcatgcctataatcccagtgctgaaggGGTGAAGGCAAATGGATCTTGGGGACCTCACTGGCCAGTAAACCTAATCAACAGTTCCTAAGCGATAGAGAAGacattgacttaaaaaaaaaatcaaggttgtGTCAAGAAGATTGCCCAGTAGATAAAAGTAATTAGCatgcaaacctgatgacctgggtcccatccctggaactcacagaggaagaacagagtcagCTCCCATAAGttgtctctgactcccagatgATAATATGACATAAATGCCTGCACTCACatatttgactttttgttttcttgatgatagtcaTTCTGAATTGGGGTAAGACGAAATTTCAATGcagtttgatttgtatttcccaaGGGCTAAAGGAATTGaacattttttcatgtatttatgggatgtttgtattcttattttgaaaaatgcctattatttatttattattgaaaagagattcttcgctcatacaatacatcctgaccacagcttcccctccctccacccttcccaagtatccccctacctcccctttcccccagatccatttcacctctttcctcttcagaaaaggtcTCCTAGAGATGACagtcaaacaagacaaaacaagatacagaaAGATGTTGgttgaatttatatttaatatctgTTTAATTTGTTTTGAGCTTTGTATATATTCTGATTAAGAAGCTTTTGTTAGATGAATGTCTATACaggatttttttccagttctctaGAATGCCTTTTTCATTCTACTGACTGCTTTTGTTCCTGTgcaaaccttttaaaattcaatgtTATCCAACTTGTCAATTCTTGATATTTCTCTTGAACTATCAGAGTTCTGGTTAGAAAGCCATTGCTCATAACTACACATTGgcatattttccatattttctccTCTAGTGGTCTCAAAACTTCAGATCTCCAATCCACCTTGAGTTTTTAGCAGACCACTAGAGATGGGAATATAGCTCCATTCTTCTATGTGTACATGAACAACTCACCCAGCATCATTTGTCTTTTTGAAGCATAATTTTTGGGCTCTCTTGTTGAGAATCAGATCACCAGAGCTGGTAAGATTTACTGTTGTGTCTTCTTGTCTATTCCAGTGGTCCCTTTAGTTTTTGAACGTTCCATACTGTTTTTGTTATTGTGGTTTTGCAGTATAATTTTAAGTCAGGTAATGTGGTATCTCCAGTATTGCTCTTCTATTCATACTTGCTTAGGCTATTCATGTTTTTGTATTTCCATGTGAGTTTTGAAATTAGTTTTGCTATTAGTTTGAAAATGTTTCCATGGCCATACTGCAGctagggtctgtgctgatgtctgtggttCCTGTTGCCATGAGGGCGATGCAGATTCCCAGGGTCTGGGCCTGTTACCTGGGCTGTGTTGTTGTCTGaaggctgtgctgctgctggggccatgctaatctagatggcctgtgccaccacctggggccatggtaacATCCAGAACCGGGCTACTGCTGAGGACCAGgtttgggtctgtggtcctaccaaaGCGGGGGGGTGAAGTCCAAGGCAGGTGTTGCCACTGGGGGGCCATGTGGAAGCCCAGGGTCTGAGCTGCAACTTGTGGCCTTGCTGGTGTCtgggggccatgctgccactaaAGTAATCCTAATCTGAATGGCCTGTTGTTCCACCTGGAGCCAGCATGTCATCTGGGTCCAAGCTGCTGCTAAGGGCCAGGTCTGGGTCTGTGATCCTGCCTTGGTTGGGGTCTGTGTTAATTCCTGTGGTCCATGTCACCTCAGGGGGCCATAGGAATCATgcatgatgaaatcagagggctatgctgagctggtcctgccctacattggccctgggatagctggccctgtcccttgctggacactgcagcaagagagctgtcCCAATGgttgtaagcttttttttttaatcagctgccagctcacaaataatgacacggagacttcttattaattatgaaagcttggccaatagtttaggcttgtcccaccagctcttataacttaaattaacatgcttttattaatctacattctactaTATGGCTCAGTTATCTCTACTCTGTACCATATATCTGACCTCTTTagtgtctccctggcatctcctgcatgcctagattctgcttccctcccagttcctctctttccctggaagtcctgcctattctctcctgcctagttattgaccattcagctctttattaaaccaatcagaaggcagctTAGGCAGGGACACACCTTTagagtgtaaacaaatatttgcaACAATCaaccctcatgggagagctggctccacctcTCACCACAGACaggggagaactgaccctgacaGCATGGGCATAGGGGAGCTGGCTCCCCCGCTTACCTGAGGAGGGTGGCCCCAGTgacctggactgaccagctcagctaccacccaggcccacagccggGCCTTGGGTTTGCACACCCTAgtatctaccccatctaggacctgctgaaGGTTGTGAAGGTTGTGAAGGGACCGGTCCTGTGGAACGATACcggcaggatctccatgactcagggtggTGGCAGGATACCCAAGAGGAGTTTCGGTGAGGATCCAGTGACGACGgtgtgccagaaaccagaggccttgaacccgACCAGTGACTcaacacaatgaacatttgcaagtaaagctgattggacaaaagagtCTACTGTGGCACACCATGACTTCCAGTACCACTAGAAAGAATgaggaggtgttggagaggtgggaaagatggaggactgaaaaggttttttttgttattgttttgttttttcatttttgttttgtttttgtttacttgtttaaaaaaatcttgtttttggGAGGGCACTGCAGGGTTGGGGAGGATCTGGAGGGATGGAGATGTGGGCAGAATTGTGGGGTACAATGTGAAATTCCAAAAGATTcaacaaaaaaattatgttaaataaaaaaagaaaaatgtcatcatAATTTTGGTGGAGATTTTGTTGGCCCTGTAGACCACTTTTTATCCTaccattttaataatattaatttggTCTATCCATATAGATGgaacatttttcttcatataatatcctcttcaatattttcttcactattttataatttttattagagAGGTCTTTCACCtctttggttagatttattccatGGTACTTTTGAGGGAGGATATTGTGaatggaattattattatttattattattattagtttcttTCTCATCAAATTTGTTGGTGTGCAGAAAAGATAGTAatttctgtgtattcatttttgcATCTTGATACTGTACTTTAAATGTTTCTTAGATGTAAAAGCTTTCTAGTGGAACTTCAGTTTTTGAAGTATAGGTTTATGAGTcttgggagtgtgtgtgtctatgatcAGGAAAttcatttgtgattttctttattttgtgtgctctTATCCATCTTGCTTTGGTATCAGGCCTCAGAGAATGAGCTTAGAAAATTTCTGTTATGATACTGGGTGTGCCAACCTTTATTGTATTGTCCTTACTATTTGCACATAGCAGCATTTTGCCTTTTCTGGTTAATGCTAACTTGATATCTGCTTTGTCAGATAACTCACTAGATAGGGAGGCTGGGGCATGGTGAACTCTTGACATTATATCCTGAGTTCTTGGAATCTTATCCAGAAAACCCTTTCCGATTTCTTCACTGCTAAATGTTTCCCTATGTTTTCCTCTGCTTCAGAGGGTTGGGTCATACatatattaaggtctttgatttTGAGTTGGTTTTTACACAGGGTGAAAAATAGGATCCAATTTTATTATCCTACATGGAAGTCCAGTtttcccagtaccatttgttgaagagactgTCTTTTCTgacttatttgaaaaaaaaaattgtgactgTAGGCTCAAGGTCAAACCTGGATTCTGTTTTGTGCCATTCATCTCCAAGCCTATCTTTGTACCAGCACCATGCTATtcttgttactatggctctgtggtaagtttattgtttttatttttaattttttcttttaactaaaatagaaaatcattttagatatataaatgttttctgttttgtactTAATACATTGAGCAGTTTTTCTATTGTACCAGTGccattttttcttattgttctggtcatttacatatttcaaagatgttaatattttgtttattatttaatgttattGTGATAGTTTTtttgaaggagagagaaatacaaGTTTAACTAAAGGTATAACGGTAATTGCTGTTGTAGAAAAGGTGGTGGAAAACTTGAGGTTTTGTCTGAAGGTTATGTTCTACAGTTACTGGAAAAGGCAAATACTGGAAAAGGTAATATACTTAACTGTCCTTGCTGAAAACTAAGGAGGGGAATTTCTTATCTCTCTTCTCTCAGAACATTTACTTTAGAGAACTTGTAATCCCCCTTTTGTGGGGAgatgtttttgagacacagccaTCAAGGAAATTAGTGCCATCACCCTCAGCTTCCTTCTGTGTATGCAGGATCTTAATTTGTCACAGAGGGTTTGATGTTTCCTTTGTATGAAGTCAGTTAGCAAATACAGATGTCTCCCTAACTGCAGCTGACTAATGAAGTCAGTTAGCAAATACAGATGTCTCCTTAACTGCAGCTAACTATAGGTTGATCTCTGCTCACAGACTGTGCTCTCGAATCCCTTAGAGGACTAATTATTGCTTGTCTTGATAATATGTATTCAATGTATTGATTTCTTCTTGCTATATGAAAGTACAGAATTTCTTCTATGTTTATAATCATTTAGTGAGTTGTTTGTGATATACATTATAGTTTATTGCTTATTTGgaaactaaattattttatttcctttctgccttTGTGGAGAGATTTTTCTGTGTCATATgatttgtatatatattcattttcccAACAAATCATCAGGCTTTAAAAAATTGATAGTTCTATTATTAATAATCATGGAGATGGAGGACATTCTAGTGACCCCTTATAGTCTACATATTCtaggaaatataaaaaaagaacaatttcccAAGTGAAATCAgttagcttcttttcttttcacttttcatcctgtttgctttgtttttgagataagtttATATTACAGAcctcagactggcttcaaactggcATTCTGTatgcctcagtctctggagtgctggaattacagatttgTACCACCATGACTGGTAAGTTTTCTTTTTAGTCAATAAAGCAAGATGAGGTTCTCCTTTAAAACAAGAATGcaagttttatattttcagtaaTTTCTTCATTGCGTGTTTCATATCTTTGTTCCTTAGGCTGTAGATTACAGGATTAATGAGTGGAGTAAGCACAGAATAAAACAGAGTCACAACCTTCTGCATTCCAGCTGTATGCTCAGAGGTTGGGCTCACATACATGACCATCACTGATCCATAGAAAAGAGAAACCACAGTCAAAtgggacccacaggtggagaaggccTTTCTTCGTCCAGCTGCTGAAGGGACCTTCAACACAGCTCTCATAACCAGAGTGTAAGACCCcatgataaagaaaaatggaacaaaTAAAAGTAGAGAACTTAAGGTGGAACTAGTCAACTCTATTAAAGGATCTCTCACACAGCTGAGGGCcagcagagggcctgggtcacaTAGGAAATGGTCTATAATCCTGGATCCACAGAAGGACATCtgggagatgatgatgatggggacGGGGAACCAGAGGAAACCAAGCACCCAGCAACTGATCACGAGGATG encodes:
- the LOC114695979 gene encoding olfactory receptor 11G2-like produces the protein MKTLSRPSNSSTITGFILLGFPCSREGQILLFVLFFIVYLLTLMGNASIICAVCWDQKLHTPMYLLLANFSFLEIWYVTSTVPNMLANFLSDTKVISFSGCFLQFYFFFSLGSTECFFLAVMAFDRYLAICRPLHYPALMTGRLCNILVISCWVLGFLWFPVPIIIISQMSFCGSRIIDHFLCDPGPLLALSCVRDPLIELTSSTLSSLLLFVPFFFIMGSYTLVMRAVLKVPSAAGRRKAFSTCGSHLTVVSLFYGSVMVMYVSPTSEHTAGMQKVVTLFYSVLTPLINPVIYSLRNKDMKHAMKKLLKI